DNA from bacterium:
AAAAAAGGCACGGCGGGCCGTGCTCCTACGGTTAAAGAAAGAATCAACAAATTGAACAAAAAATTATATAAAGATTCAACTTTTCGAATCAGGATAAGCTTTTTGTATAAGGCCTGCTAACTCATTTTTGATTGTCTGAGCGTTCTGCAGCCCAAATATATAATACCCTGCTATTTTTACAAGCCAGAACAGAAAGATAAATAGCAGGAATGGGAAGATGAGGCAGTCAAAAATGTATCCTGCAATTATCCTCATAAGCCATACTGAAACCTGCTGTGATTTTGTACCGACAAATTTGCTGATTTTGACAATCTGATCTTTTATGGAATTTACGTTTGACCAGAACCCCTTTTGTGTAACAATTGATCCATGCGGGAAGGCACTGGTTTTAAAAACAGCTATATCATTTTCAGCACTAGATACGGTTTTTAGTGTGATATGATTTGAAAGCAGCCTGCCTCCTGAAACCGAAAGGGGAAGTATAAGAAACAGTACAACAGCGACCAGAATACTTAGTTGAGCTCCGTGGTTAAGAAGAAGTACTGTTTTCTGCTTTTTATTTTTTAAAAGATTGAGTAAGGATGAAATAAATAGAAGTACAAGAGCTGCCTGCAAAAACCACTGGTCAATGTAATCTGCAGCGAGGAGTAAATACTTAATGCCCATAAGGATTATTGAACTATACAAAACAGTGCGCCATGCAATATCAACATAGTCATAAGCAGCCTGAACAGCATCACCTACCTGCAGGTTTACACCTACACCTATGTCAGAGCCTTCAATAACTGCAAGCCCTATTTTTAACCCTGTAAGCACTCCGAAAGTTGTAAGTGCACGCCTTGAAGCTGATGTGAGGTATGTGTCATTGGATTCTGCAAGTTTATCAAGGCCTCCTTTATCAAGCCCAAGCTCAAACCATCCTGTCAGAGCAAAAAGCAAAAGCAGCCCTGTAACTGCGGGCCTTACAAATTTTTTATTTCCGGCTTTATCAGCCATTTCAAATCCCTTTAATCCCTGGTAATTTTAATAATTTTATAGACGATTTTACCTGCAGGGATTTCTATTTCAACAACTTCGTTTTCTGCGTGCCCAAGTAGCCCCTTGCCGATTGGTGATGATACTGAAATTTTATCTTCAAGGATATCTGCTTCTGATTCAGGTACCAGAGTGTATTTAATCTCTTCTCCGCTGTCCTGATCAAGAAGAATGACTGTTGCTCCTATGTAAACCTTATCTGACGGAATGTCAAGATCATCGATTATTCTTGCAGTGGCAAGTTTATCTCTCAGTTCAGATATCCTTATTTCGTTCATTGCCTGGGCTTCCTTTGCAGCGTTGTATTCGGCATTTTCTTTTATGTCGCCAAATTCCCTTGCGTGGGCAATGGTTTTAGTTATCTCCTTACGCTTGACCTTTATCAGATATTCGATCTCTTTTTGAATTTTGTCATAACCTTCTTTTGACAGATATGATATTTGTGCCATGACATCTCCTATTTTTTGTAACTAAATCTTTAAGCCAGATAAAATCCAATAATCAGTTTTTATATTAAACAGTTCGGATTTATTTAAATGAAAAATTATCGTAATTAGTTTTTATCAGAAGTTATTAAAACAGATTTTTTTCTATAATGCTTCAAAGTTTGATCTAAATCATAAAACATAAAGTTTGTGACGGCTATTTCACTTTCGGTTATAATTTTTTCTAAATCAGATTTTTCTTCCTTAGAAAAATTACTCAGCACGTAACCGGCAACATCGCCAAACTGAGGCCTGGATACTCCTATTCTGAACCTGTAAAAATCTCTTGTGCCAATATGCTGAACTATTGACCGTAATCCGTTGTGCCCTCCGAGTCCCCCGCCTTTTTTAATATCAATATAGCCGAATGGAAGTTCAATTTCGTCGTGAACCACCAGTATTTCTTCCGGCATTATATTAAAGAAATCCATGCATGGTTTAAGGCTTTCCCCGCTTCTGTTCATGAAAGTTTCAGGCTGCAGAAGGTGAATTTTTCTGCCGTCTTTTATTAATTGCGCATAAAGGCCTTTGAATTTTTTCTGCCATGACAGAGAAAAAGAAGCAGTGAATGCACCTGCTATAATTCTTCCGGCATTATGGCGTGTATTCCTGTACTCTGTTCCGGGATTCCCCAGGAATACAGCAAGTTTAATTATATTTTGATTTTTTTCTGTCATAAATTTATCTGCAGATGGAATTTACCGCTACATATTAATTAAAAAAGAATGACCTGCGATCCTATTTTTCAGGCCATTCTTTCCTCTTGAAAAAATATACAAAAAAAATGTGTTTAATCATAGTACTTTTTTATTTTTGATTTTAATGCATGGCAGTATCATTTCAAAGTGATTTTTCTTTATTTATCACTGTAAATCTATTCCTCTTTAAAAAAGGGAGAATTTATTCCAGTGCCTTAAAACATTGCTGCTGCTCTAACCGGCGATCCGTCTCCGTTTTTAATTTTTAAAGGAAATGTGCTGAATGTAAATCCTGTTTCCGGAAGTTTTTCAAGATTCATAAGATTCTCAATAATGATAATATCTTTTTCAAGGAGAATTCTATGAATAATGAGATTGCCTGCATCAGCAGGATCAACTGAAATGGCATCAACACCTATTCCTTTAATAGGGAAAGATGAAAGCCACTCTGCTGCTTCAGGAGCGAGTACAGGGAAATCGCTGAAATACGATTCATGCCCCCAGCGTGAAGACCACCCGGTGTGCAGCAGAAGAAAGTCTGATTTTTTTAATGTACTTTCAAAGGAAGATAGGAATTCTTTTCCAATGACAGCATCTGTGGTTTTTATAACCATACCTCTGCCGAAAAAGTGTGACAGCGGAATATCGTCAAGAGTTTTTCCGGTTGCCAGAATGTGTGCAGGTGCATCGCAGTGGGTTCCGGTATGGGAGTGCAGAGAGAGGTGCTTTTCATTAAATCCGTGATCTGCAATAGAGTATGAATCTTGCAGAATTGGCGGATCTATACCCGGGAAAACGGGCATTCCTGTCTCCATAGTTCTTGTAAGATCAATAAATTCCATAATTTAAGCCCTCCTTCACTTCGTTAGTATTCGGGGCTCAACAGACCTTCGATTATCAGATCCGTTGCCTCATCTTCACTTAGTCCTCGGCTCATAAGAGTTTCAAGCTGTTTTGAATCAACACTTCCCAAGGCTGCTTCATGTGTTATATGAGCTTTAGGGTTCTTAACTTCTACAATCGGGACAGCCCTTGCCGTTGCATTCCCCTGAACAATCTCCTTACAGTCCACATGCCCGCGTGCATAGGGTGCATAGGCAATAATGGTATTTTTTACCTCTGCATCTGCATTATCTCTTACTGCAATATTGGATGTAAGCACACCTCTTGCTTTTTCACCTCTAAGATATGCCTGCTCGTTAATTTTTATTTTGTCATTTTGTTTGCCGCTGATACGTGTAGTCATCTCAAGAATAGAATTTTCCATACATTCCGCTTTGTAATCAATGTCAATTGTACCGACACGCCCCTTTATTAATTCAAAGTCAGTGCGGAAATGAGAGCCCTTATTTAAAAAGGCTTTTGTTATCGGAACAACAGTTACACCTCCGGAAGGGCTGTGAGTATGCCTTTCAAGGTATGAAAATTGAGCATTTTCACCGAGAATGATCTCTCCTTTCATACTGTGCAGCACGTCAATTGCTTTGGGAAATGTACAGTTTGCAATTACTGCCATACTTGAGTTTTTTTCAAGTTCTGTTGTTATGAGAATATTCTGTACTCCTTTTTCATGCATCAGGCCGAAACAGATTATAACAGGTTTGGCAATTTTGACATTTTCTCTCAGAGTGATATATATTTCAACCCCGTCTTCAATCTCTTTTGAAGTAACTTCAAGCCCATGCACAAGGTGCTGCCCGATCACCTTGTTCCCATGTATTTCAATGTGAGCAACATCATCCGGATGAATATGACTTTCTCCTACACTCTCGTACAATGTCCTGATTAAGTTAGTATTCTTATTGCTATTCAAAGCTTACCTCCTCATCCGGTATATTTTTATGAGGACATGGAACACATTGGCTTCCGAAGAGCTTTGTAAGTTTTTCAATACTGCCTTTTGTTAGTAGGTGCCCGTGACACATAAGGAAACCATGCTCTGCATGTTTTAAAACTTCCATGCTGTGGGTTATAAGTATTATTGTGGAGCCTTTATCTCTCAATATTCCCATTGTATTAAATATTCTGTTGAGTGCTTCAATATCAATACCTGAGTCAGGTTCGTCCATAATAACGAGATTCGGCTCCATTGCAA
Protein-coding regions in this window:
- a CDS encoding aminoacyl-tRNA hydrolase encodes the protein MIKLAVFLGNPGTEYRNTRHNAGRIIAGAFTASFSLSWQKKFKGLYAQLIKDGRKIHLLQPETFMNRSGESLKPCMDFFNIMPEEILVVHDEIELPFGYIDIKKGGGLGGHNGLRSIVQHIGTRDFYRFRIGVSRPQFGDVAGYVLSNFSKEEKSDLEKIITESEIAVTNFMFYDLDQTLKHYRKKSVLITSDKN
- a CDS encoding SufD family Fe-S cluster assembly protein, whose translation is MNSNKNTNLIRTLYESVGESHIHPDDVAHIEIHGNKVIGQHLVHGLEVTSKEIEDGVEIYITLRENVKIAKPVIICFGLMHEKGVQNILITTELEKNSSMAVIANCTFPKAIDVLHSMKGEIILGENAQFSYLERHTHSPSGGVTVVPITKAFLNKGSHFRTDFELIKGRVGTIDIDYKAECMENSILEMTTRISGKQNDKIKINEQAYLRGEKARGVLTSNIAVRDNADAEVKNTIIAYAPYARGHVDCKEIVQGNATARAVPIVEVKNPKAHITHEAALGSVDSKQLETLMSRGLSEDEATDLIIEGLLSPEY
- the greA gene encoding transcription elongation factor GreA is translated as MAQISYLSKEGYDKIQKEIEYLIKVKRKEITKTIAHAREFGDIKENAEYNAAKEAQAMNEIRISELRDKLATARIIDDLDIPSDKVYIGATVILLDQDSGEEIKYTLVPESEADILEDKISVSSPIGKGLLGHAENEVVEIEIPAGKIVYKIIKITRD
- a CDS encoding cyclase family protein, whose translation is MEFIDLTRTMETGMPVFPGIDPPILQDSYSIADHGFNEKHLSLHSHTGTHCDAPAHILATGKTLDDIPLSHFFGRGMVIKTTDAVIGKEFLSSFESTLKKSDFLLLHTGWSSRWGHESYFSDFPVLAPEAAEWLSSFPIKGIGVDAISVDPADAGNLIIHRILLEKDIIIIENLMNLEKLPETGFTFSTFPLKIKNGDGSPVRAAAMF